A stretch of Synechococcus sp. MIT S9220 DNA encodes these proteins:
- a CDS encoding arylsulfatase produces the protein MARTSVHFFIRFISMLDQVNVSKLIRHLAVGSGLLLLASLSTSCTDQKQALGGNLDRTNLPIAEPKPEKVTKALPSEVPLPPQFEVTAPKDAPNVVIILLDDVGFAAPSAFGGAVNMPTAEKLADNGLRYNKFHTTALCAPTRAALKSGRNHHKVNMGSIPEIATGYAGNSTVVPDYAQPVAEILRLNGYNTGAFGKWHETPGRETTAAGPQTRWPTRQGFEKFYGFVGAEDNMWDPTIHDGVTVVDAPKKEGYHFTADMTDQAIGWMRQQKSIKPDKPFFIYYSSAGSHSPHHVSKEWIAKYKGKFDEGWDVLRERNLQNQIKAGIVPEGTQMAKAPDSIPKWDSLTPQQQKIYARQAEVFAAFTEYSDYEAGRLIQAIEDLGELDNTLVIYITGDNGASPEGDRTGQWNWNHYLNGVAETPDEQEAKLEEWGGPTTYPMYHMGWAIAFNSPFALSKQVAGDFGGTRNGTVIHWPKRIQQGGGLRTQFSHVNDVAPTILEAANLPMPNTINGIDQIPMQGTSLIYTFDNPDAKEKHNTQYFEIIGNRGIYHNGWMARTTVMYPWMAPKRMNPVAADSGWQLFDTTKDFSLSNDLADQEPDRLVAMKKKFMEEAIANQVLPLDDRLLERLVPSVAGRPTLLGDRTSMDLYPYAWNMVEDSILNVKNTSSSITAQLDVKPGQKENGVIFSQGGRFGGWSLYVENNVPAYTYNYMGKLYTFTSNQSLPVGQSQLRFEIDYDGGGVGKGADVRMKINDQVVALGRIDQTIASRFSIDEGADVGLDRGSAVTVKTIGPRRYSAYGGLIDKVTLEIYPKETDAKKS, from the coding sequence TTGGCCCGTACGTCTGTTCACTTCTTCATTCGCTTTATCAGCATGCTTGATCAAGTCAATGTGTCCAAGCTGATCCGCCATCTCGCTGTGGGTAGTGGATTGCTGTTGCTCGCAAGCCTTTCCACCTCCTGTACGGATCAGAAGCAGGCCTTGGGTGGAAACCTGGATCGGACCAATTTGCCGATTGCCGAGCCAAAGCCTGAAAAGGTCACCAAGGCTCTCCCTTCTGAGGTCCCATTGCCTCCACAGTTTGAGGTGACGGCACCCAAGGATGCCCCCAATGTGGTGATCATTCTTCTCGATGATGTGGGTTTTGCCGCACCCTCTGCCTTTGGCGGTGCGGTGAACATGCCGACGGCGGAAAAGCTGGCTGATAATGGCCTGCGCTACAACAAATTCCACACCACAGCTCTCTGTGCGCCGACCAGGGCGGCTTTGAAATCCGGACGCAATCACCACAAGGTGAATATGGGCTCGATCCCAGAGATCGCAACCGGTTATGCGGGTAATTCCACCGTGGTGCCGGATTATGCCCAGCCGGTTGCTGAGATTCTCCGATTGAACGGCTACAACACTGGTGCCTTCGGCAAGTGGCATGAAACGCCAGGCAGGGAGACCACGGCAGCCGGCCCCCAGACCCGTTGGCCAACGCGCCAGGGATTCGAGAAGTTCTACGGCTTTGTTGGGGCGGAAGACAACATGTGGGATCCAACGATCCACGATGGTGTCACCGTTGTGGATGCACCGAAGAAAGAGGGGTATCACTTCACTGCAGACATGACCGATCAGGCGATCGGTTGGATGCGGCAGCAGAAATCGATCAAACCGGATAAACCATTTTTCATCTATTACTCATCCGCCGGTTCTCACTCCCCTCACCATGTGAGCAAGGAATGGATTGCCAAATACAAAGGCAAGTTCGACGAAGGCTGGGATGTTCTGCGCGAGCGCAATCTTCAGAATCAGATCAAGGCAGGGATTGTTCCTGAAGGCACTCAGATGGCCAAGGCGCCAGACAGCATTCCCAAATGGGACAGCCTCACGCCACAACAACAGAAAATCTATGCACGTCAGGCCGAAGTTTTTGCTGCCTTCACGGAGTATTCAGATTATGAAGCTGGCCGTTTGATCCAGGCGATTGAGGATCTTGGCGAGCTTGATAACACGTTGGTGATTTATATCACTGGTGATAATGGCGCCAGCCCCGAAGGGGATAGAACTGGTCAGTGGAATTGGAACCACTACCTCAATGGCGTTGCAGAAACGCCTGACGAACAGGAGGCCAAGCTTGAGGAGTGGGGTGGTCCCACCACCTATCCCATGTATCACATGGGCTGGGCGATCGCCTTCAATTCACCCTTTGCTCTCTCCAAGCAAGTCGCAGGTGATTTCGGTGGAACACGCAACGGTACGGTGATTCATTGGCCGAAACGCATTCAACAAGGTGGTGGTCTACGCACACAGTTCTCGCATGTGAATGATGTGGCCCCAACAATTCTTGAGGCGGCCAATCTGCCGATGCCCAACACAATCAATGGCATTGATCAGATCCCAATGCAAGGAACCAGTCTGATTTATACCTTTGACAATCCAGACGCCAAAGAAAAGCACAATACGCAGTATTTTGAGATTATTGGTAATCGAGGCATCTATCACAACGGCTGGATGGCGCGCACAACAGTGATGTATCCCTGGATGGCGCCGAAAAGAATGAATCCGGTTGCTGCAGATTCTGGTTGGCAGCTGTTTGACACAACCAAGGATTTCAGCCTCTCGAATGATCTCGCCGATCAGGAACCGGACCGCCTTGTTGCCATGAAGAAGAAGTTCATGGAAGAGGCCATTGCAAATCAGGTGTTGCCGCTGGATGATCGTCTGCTCGAGCGTCTTGTTCCTTCTGTTGCTGGTCGGCCGACACTTTTGGGTGATCGGACGTCCATGGATTTGTATCCCTATGCCTGGAACATGGTCGAGGACTCGATCCTCAACGTGAAGAACACCTCCAGCAGCATTACGGCTCAGTTGGATGTGAAGCCAGGCCAGAAAGAGAATGGAGTGATCTTCTCCCAGGGCGGTCGCTTTGGTGGTTGGTCTCTGTATGTGGAGAACAATGTGCCTGCTTACACCTACAACTACATGGGTAAGTTGTATACTTTCACCAGCAATCAGTCTTTGCCAGTCGGCCAATCTCAGCTTCGTTTTGAGATCGACTACGACGGTGGCGGTGTTGGTAAAGGTGCCGATGTGCGGATGAAGATCAATGATCAAGTGGTTGCACTTGGTCGCATTGATCAGACCATCGCGTCTCGATTCTCCATTGATGAAGGCGCTGATGTTGGTCTCGATCGTGGCTCGGCGGTCACGGTCAAGACGATTGGTCCTCGTCGTTACAGCGCCTATGGCGGACTGATTGACAAGGTCACTCTTGAGATTTACCCCAAGGAGACGGATGCCAAGAAGAGCTGA
- a CDS encoding DUF1622 domain-containing protein produces the protein MEWSEHLLTHSAEALRLILEYLSVLSVAVGLIAVFSRGGPLRLRAIPPHLMRRGPLTAARLTFGGWVALALEFQLGADVVQTTISREPSALIQLGAVALVRTFLNYFLSLELKEKEQTP, from the coding sequence ATGGAATGGTCTGAACATCTGCTGACGCATTCAGCCGAAGCATTGCGCTTGATTCTTGAGTACCTGTCCGTGCTTTCTGTTGCGGTTGGCTTGATTGCGGTATTCAGTCGCGGCGGGCCTTTGCGTCTAAGGGCCATTCCACCGCATCTCATGCGGCGGGGACCACTGACTGCAGCACGCCTGACCTTCGGTGGATGGGTGGCTCTGGCGCTGGAGTTTCAGCTGGGTGCTGATGTGGTCCAAACCACCATCAGCCGCGAACCATCGGCGTTGATTCAGCTGGGAGCAGTGGCATTGGTGCGCACATTCCTGAATTACTTTTTGAGCTTGGAGCTCAAAGAAAAAGAGCAGACTCCTTAA
- a CDS encoding arylsulfatase → MSISQHIDGSILPFPSRPSGSKAGTTMQESTYSPLPAPKYLPDDAPNILVVLIDDAGPALPDCLGGDVHTPNLQAVKDAGVGFNRFHTTAMCSPTRASLLTGRNHTFVGNGQICELANDWDGYSGKIPKSCALQADVLRNYGYATAAWGKWHNTPATEITAAGPFDNWPTGLGFEYFYGFLAGEASQYEPHLVRNTTVVMPPSSPEEGYHISEDLADDAINWLQTHKALRPDKPFYMYWASGALHGPHHVNKEWADKYKGKFDDGWDAYRERAFKNAKAKGWIPENAQLTPRHPRMAAWDSIPDHQKPFQSRLMEVLAGFAEHTDHQVGRILSEVKRLGYEENTLVVYIWGDNGSSGEGQDGTISELLAQNAIATEIDEHIKVLDDLGGLDAIGSPLVDNMYHAGWAWAGSTPYQGLKLMGAYFGGTRNPMAIKWPKGIKPDPKPRAQFHHCNDLVPTIYELVGITPPKMVNGVTQDPVHGTSFAYAFNAPDAPGQLKTQFFDIFGSRSVYHDGWIAGAVGPRLPWVQGVDPDILTWSPDTDDWELYNLEEDWSQSRNIADQHPEKLQMLKNLFLVESAKYKNLPIGGGLWTIIFHPEMKVAPEATSWELPGTITRIPEPCAPRLGALDNKVLIDMEIPENASGVLYKLGANSGGLTVFMDQGILTYEYNLFIIERVKLRSSEPLAAGRHQLEILTQHTDDNPRGPLSIKCTLNGNLLIEGIVPRPAALIFTANDCLDVGQALGSPVSMEYRERAPFKFDGTIHTMNVEYL, encoded by the coding sequence ATGAGCATTAGCCAACACATTGATGGTTCAATCCTGCCGTTTCCCTCCAGGCCGTCGGGAAGTAAGGCTGGAACGACGATGCAGGAATCAACATACAGTCCACTTCCTGCTCCCAAGTACCTTCCGGACGATGCACCCAACATTCTTGTTGTACTGATTGACGATGCCGGCCCTGCGCTGCCGGATTGTCTTGGTGGTGATGTGCACACGCCGAATCTTCAGGCTGTGAAAGACGCGGGCGTGGGTTTCAATCGCTTCCACACCACAGCGATGTGTTCACCGACACGAGCATCTCTGTTGACTGGTCGCAATCACACCTTTGTGGGCAATGGCCAGATTTGTGAATTAGCCAACGACTGGGATGGCTATTCAGGCAAGATTCCAAAAAGCTGTGCACTGCAAGCCGATGTTCTGCGCAACTACGGCTACGCAACAGCGGCGTGGGGCAAGTGGCACAACACACCAGCCACGGAAATCACTGCTGCTGGCCCTTTCGACAACTGGCCAACCGGCCTGGGATTCGAATACTTTTATGGCTTCCTGGCAGGTGAAGCTTCCCAATATGAGCCGCATCTGGTGCGCAACACCACAGTGGTGATGCCACCGAGCAGCCCAGAGGAGGGCTACCACATCAGTGAAGACCTGGCTGACGACGCCATCAACTGGCTGCAGACCCACAAGGCCCTCCGCCCCGATAAGCCCTTCTACATGTATTGGGCCTCCGGAGCCCTGCATGGTCCTCACCATGTGAACAAAGAGTGGGCCGATAAATACAAGGGCAAGTTCGACGATGGCTGGGATGCCTACCGCGAACGCGCCTTCAAGAACGCCAAAGCTAAAGGCTGGATTCCGGAGAACGCCCAGCTCACACCACGCCACCCGCGGATGGCAGCTTGGGACTCCATTCCTGATCACCAGAAGCCCTTCCAGTCGCGTCTGATGGAAGTGCTGGCTGGCTTTGCTGAGCACACTGATCATCAGGTTGGTCGAATCCTCTCCGAAGTTAAACGGCTCGGCTATGAGGAAAACACCCTGGTGGTCTACATCTGGGGTGACAATGGCTCCTCTGGAGAAGGCCAGGATGGCACCATCTCTGAGCTGCTTGCTCAGAACGCCATTGCCACGGAGATCGACGAGCACATCAAGGTGCTCGATGACCTCGGCGGACTAGATGCCATTGGCTCCCCGCTGGTCGACAACATGTATCACGCAGGCTGGGCCTGGGCCGGCAGCACGCCGTATCAAGGTCTGAAATTGATGGGGGCTTACTTCGGAGGCACCCGCAACCCGATGGCCATTAAGTGGCCCAAGGGAATCAAGCCTGATCCCAAGCCTCGCGCCCAGTTCCACCACTGCAACGATCTGGTGCCAACAATCTACGAGCTGGTGGGAATCACTCCACCCAAGATGGTCAACGGTGTCACGCAGGATCCCGTGCACGGCACCAGTTTTGCCTATGCCTTCAATGCCCCTGATGCTCCTGGCCAGCTGAAGACCCAGTTCTTCGACATCTTTGGGTCACGCTCCGTTTACCACGATGGCTGGATCGCTGGTGCCGTAGGACCTCGCCTGCCCTGGGTGCAGGGAGTCGACCCCGACATCCTCACCTGGTCCCCCGACACCGACGACTGGGAGCTCTACAACCTCGAGGAGGATTGGAGTCAGAGCAGGAACATCGCAGATCAGCATCCCGAAAAATTGCAGATGCTCAAAAATCTGTTCCTGGTGGAATCGGCCAAATACAAAAATCTTCCGATTGGCGGCGGCCTCTGGACCATCATCTTCCACCCCGAGATGAAGGTGGCACCGGAAGCAACATCGTGGGAATTACCGGGCACCATCACCAGAATTCCAGAGCCCTGTGCACCACGTCTCGGCGCGCTCGACAACAAGGTCTTGATTGACATGGAAATCCCGGAGAATGCCAGTGGCGTGCTTTACAAGCTTGGTGCTAATTCGGGCGGCCTCACGGTGTTCATGGATCAGGGGATTCTCACCTATGAATACAACCTGTTCATCATTGAACGCGTCAAGCTGCGTTCCTCTGAGCCACTTGCGGCAGGGCGACACCAACTGGAAATCCTGACCCAACACACTGACGACAACCCAAGGGGACCACTGTCAATCAAGTGCACCCTCAATGGCAATCTGCTGATCGAGGGCATTGTGCCAAGACCAGCAGCTTTGATCTTCACGGCCAATGATTGCCTTGATGTTGGCCAGGCACTGGGATCTCCGGTTTCAATGGAGTACCGCGAGCGTGCGCCGTTCAAGTTCGACGGCACAATCCACACCATGAATGTGGAGTACCTCTAA
- a CDS encoding YidH family protein, with amino-acid sequence MSNTNTELAKTRNRAAAERTTLAWIRTALALISFGFGLDKILSAIRDAGGEANSGNDVGVQLMSMGFIGVGIFTLLIAIRQHKRELVRLRNDQYLYRDEPSLSIATATAVLVIGVIAFLLLLSGFI; translated from the coding sequence ATGAGCAATACCAATACGGAGCTGGCCAAAACCCGAAATCGCGCCGCGGCGGAGCGCACAACCCTGGCCTGGATCCGAACAGCCCTGGCTCTGATCAGTTTTGGATTCGGTCTCGACAAAATCCTCAGCGCCATCCGCGATGCTGGAGGCGAGGCCAACAGCGGTAACGACGTCGGCGTGCAGCTGATGTCGATGGGATTCATCGGGGTGGGCATTTTCACTTTGCTGATTGCCATAAGGCAGCACAAACGTGAACTGGTGCGCTTGCGCAATGACCAGTACCTCTACCGCGATGAGCCATCGCTCTCGATTGCCACCGCAACAGCTGTGCTGGTGATTGGTGTAATTGCCTTTCTGCTGCTGCTGTCTGGCTTTATCTGA
- a CDS encoding bile acid:sodium symporter family protein — protein sequence MSILISLALFFIMVSLGLNLPSLQFNLLKHRPALILRVLLATCVVLPLAALLLLRTPLGQGLSPAITTAVMLMAICPSAPMIALKSRKLAENPELATRLQFWSACAAIISVPLWVTQLPLEAGETIWSVASKDVAFQVFTVQLIPLLVGVSLRRWCAEWSERWNPVFQKGASILLLVLLALILILALPKVTPMLIGNLRGALLMFVLTWIGIGLGYVIAGDDHDERSTLPLVVSMRNPGLALLIIQGMAPNAIDLKAAAVGYVVVTAVGTAPFMKWRQASASQEQITGDA from the coding sequence ATGTCAATCCTGATTTCTCTGGCCCTGTTTTTCATCATGGTGTCTCTGGGCCTGAATCTGCCCAGTCTGCAGTTCAACTTGCTGAAACACAGACCAGCACTGATCTTGCGCGTCTTGTTGGCAACCTGCGTGGTCTTGCCACTGGCGGCTTTGCTGCTGCTGCGAACCCCACTCGGCCAAGGTCTGTCTCCTGCCATCACAACAGCGGTGATGCTGATGGCGATCTGTCCGAGCGCGCCGATGATCGCTCTGAAGAGCAGGAAGTTGGCGGAAAATCCAGAGCTGGCAACACGATTGCAGTTCTGGTCTGCCTGTGCCGCCATTATCAGTGTGCCGTTATGGGTCACTCAGCTGCCATTGGAAGCGGGGGAGACCATCTGGAGCGTTGCCTCGAAGGACGTTGCCTTCCAGGTCTTCACCGTGCAACTGATTCCGCTGCTTGTGGGCGTGTCATTGCGGCGCTGGTGTGCGGAATGGTCTGAGCGCTGGAATCCGGTGTTTCAGAAAGGCGCGAGCATCCTCTTGCTGGTACTGCTGGCCCTGATCCTGATCTTGGCGTTGCCGAAGGTGACGCCGATGTTGATTGGCAACCTCAGAGGAGCCTTGCTGATGTTCGTCCTCACCTGGATCGGCATTGGGCTGGGATATGTCATTGCAGGTGACGACCACGACGAACGCAGCACACTTCCTTTGGTGGTTTCTATGCGTAATCCAGGTCTTGCCCTGCTCATCATTCAAGGCATGGCTCCTAACGCGATTGACCTCAAAGCTGCAGCGGTGGGGTACGTCGTCGTGACGGCAGTGGGTACAGCACCGTTCATGAAATGGCGCCAGGCCAGTGCAAGCCAGGAACAGATCACAGGAGACGCTTAG